ttttttagtttttccctttatttccctaacctcctttgtttttaaaattttccacttttatCTCGCTCActgcctttattttaaaataaaagtttcatttttccttagtgccattgctttttagattttctttctgtcttgatTTAATTCCTCATCACTATTTTAACTTTTGCTGATTTCCTTAATccccatttaatttaaaattttatgtctacttttatcccatttgctgtctttatctcaCTGTCCTTATatcttaattatttcttgtctttcattagtgcctttgctttttaagttttctttctccatctcttttagtttgctgtccctattttagttttttctctttatttccctGATCCtcattcctttttatattttatacatttacccagtttactgtttttattttgctgttatttcttttaaatatttgtctttctgtacttctgctgcttttaaaattttctttctacatatcagtttgctgtccctattttagttttttccctttatttctcatATCTCCTAATATTCTCTTTATatacctgcttttattccctttgctgttttttttaaaagttatttcttgtctttccttagtgccatcgatgtttaaattttctttctaggtctccattttagtttgctgtctctatttttaatttttttccttatttccttactccccattgcttttaaaaattttctgtctacttttatcctgtttGCAGTCTTTATgtatctacctttattttttaattattttttgtctttccttagtgcccttgttttttaaattttctttctacatctctgttttagtttgctatcTATATTTCACAGTTACTTCCTTTACTTCCCTAATACCTATCGCTTcttaaatgttcttcatatgcttacttttttccctccaaagtctttattttcagttatttcttctctttatttagTGCCCTCCCTTTTTAGATGTTCTTGCTATATCTTGTTCTAGATCGCTGTCcaaatttttcagaattttccctctgtttcttcCACAGCAAGTGGCTGCAGTGGGGTCCAGGGGAGAGGGCGATGTGCTGTTGGGCTGGGGCAACTGCCCCTGTTCCAGATGGGttccagctgtgggctggagaTGCCCAGATGGGTCACATGAGTTGAGGATGGGGTTgggccaaggtgttaaaaaggcTGCAGGGCTGACCCCATCCTCAGCCTCCAGCCTCACAGGCTGCACCTActagggctgccccagccctgctgtgccaaggggctcagtctggggagggggctgccctggcatgcctgcctgcaggagctggctaaGGAGCGAAATGAAGGGGGTTTGgcaggcagctgcttccagcaagaaacagccagtCCCCATGGTGAGGAAGGATTGCTCCCAGCCATCCCTGACAGAgtgcaccagcagcacacagctcgGGGAGCTCCCTGCTTCCGTTGGCTGCATGTGTGAGCTGCCATGCATCCAGGAAGCCTCGTGGGAGAGAAGCATCGAGGCACCCACCACCTGCTCCTGGGTGGGTGAGGGGTGGGCAGCCggcacagcagaggaggaaggtggcagagagagaagccttggggcagtgaaaGTCTCCTgtcagtgccaggagctgtggtaaGTCATCTGTCTGGGCCCATCCCTGCCGCGCTTTTGcagatctctgcctgtccctgcctccatctCCTTTTCAGGCTCTCTGCTCCCTGAAGTTTTTGGTCTTCTGCCAACACTGCCCTGTATCTTGTTGCCTTCtacatttcctttctgtgtctctccctttctggctccccacctgctattgtttcactcttcccacacagccttcttccccctttcttcggaaaattgcagttctaggtctccctctacccagTAACCTGTGTCTGTTTGGGGTGACCCCCTCTGCTCTGCATTGCATTGCTCTTCCAATGTCCCTTCCTTGGGGCTGTCTGTCAGGCTCCCTCTCCCAATGTTTAACTTCTTACCTGTACCGTCAGTaccccattgctttctaaattttctccCTACGTCTACATTTAACCAGTTCCCTGTCTGTGTTTTATTAATTCCTGCCTGTCTTTTACttcatcgcttttaaaattttgtttcaactATTTACTTtgctgagcctttttttttttttttttgcctttctgttcttcatccctttactttttaatttttcttacttaGTCAAATTTTATCCGGTTTGCCATctctatttttcaatttttttcctgtctgtctctTACCACATcactttcaaaattctctttGTGTGCccacttttatgaagctgctaatccctatttttaattgttctttgtcaGTCGTGTACCCCCTtggttttaaaattaagtttgctgttcctattttaaaattttatttgtttgtctcCCTAATTGCTGTTGCTTCCTAAAagttctgtctacttttatcctattTGCTAtgtttatttgttaatttttttctgctctccttagtgccattgcttttcaaattttctttcaacatCTTGGTTTTAATTCACAGTccctatttttaaatgtttttctgttgtttccctaatccctgttgttttttaaattttctacttaTATGCGctggatttatttcttctcttttcttagttCCTTTGATTTTTAGATTCTCTTTCTATGTGTCTGTTTTAGATTACTGTCCCTATTTTCTAATTTTCCCCCTTTGTTTCCCTAATCTCCATcgtttttaaattttctacttttatgtcttttgctgcctttatttttgaactattttttctcatttttccttagtgccattgctttttagattttctttctatgtctccaCTTTAGTTCACAGTCACTACTTTTTAATTTGTGGCACACGACGCAGATCAACGTGCTTTGCACTGCCGTCCACCAGTAACGGTGCTGCGGGGCCTGCGGGGCGCTGCTGCTGTGCTCACTGCTGCTTCCGGGCACAAAACGCCGCAGCTGATGactcgaagatccggtaggaaaaacatACCAGTaccatgtatactgttaagcaggtattctttattgtggcgccaggcacacgggggatttccaAACCtgtgcgccagacaccctgttacttcaggttaaataccgtcacacatgtaaatattcattatatttttaaGAACTACTTAGCATATTTattacttttccaagaactaattagcatatgtaagtatctttcacacatgtctgttagcatctttggagGTCCCAAGaagaaggcccatcctcttcatcacggtgtttgctgattgacctttgtttctgcgcaaactcatttctaggatcacgtacatcatgtccttcaggtggtttggctctggtcttgttattctcttggtgcctccttatctctgtagcttggcacgtttgccctcccaaggccgagctgtctggagtagaattatttaggagtctcttttatcccacaattatcccaattatttgctggcatccaagaccacttttgtttcactcaattattttgtctaatgactaaatgatagcttgtgcccatatccatccactacattccttaaaaagaaaacagggattagtttAACAGTTACATCATTGAATCACTATGCAtgcaagttacagtactaaagactactaaaaactagaaaatattaaggcttttttgttatagtttcacgtttcttacaatcccctctatcaccgCCCCAGGCGCGAAGCGTGGCCTTGCTGCGCTGACACCACGTGGAGCCGCAGCAGTGACACCGCCGCACCCTGGCCGCATTGTGGTACTGCAGCCTGGACTTCTGCGCAGGGTCCGGCCCTCCGGCGCACCATCAGCATGAGGCGTATGCGCGGTGCCTTGGTCACGGCATGCTCCCTGTTTTTATCCCATGTCTGGGTCCCTGttcttctctctgcctctctgtccttctgtccctgtccttatccctgttttttctttcttcagctctttgtactgctgcctatctctgtccagtttactttctgtttgttggagatTTTTTTGcccttcattcctctgccttgctctgtgttccctccctcttgCTCCCCCAGTGTCTTGCTGTGTGTTACTGGTCCTCCTCCATGTTGACTTCCCCACCTTCctgttgctctgtccctctgtcctgctgcatggaggtattttttttttattctctatttctgttcttctgcccGTGGCTGTTTTTTCGTTCTCGGCCTctttcctgctccccaccctcgcctttctcttgctgtcattctttcctcttccctgtaCCTCTGCTTTTTTGTATCCTTGCACCCCACTCCCTCAGTCTCGCTCCATCAcactgtcttgctccccatctctctctcttcctttctgtcttcctGATGTCTGTGTGTCCCTCAGGTCCCCCTTGTTTGTGTctgtgtcccagtctttctgtctacacccttctgtcattctccttctcttgctcttcttgctcttcttctttcttcctgtaTCCTGCGGCACATCACTGTTTTTTcgtcctccatccctttgtcccactCCGTGTCCTTGTCATTTTGACCTGTGTTCTGCCTCCcatctttgcttgttttctctgtctctgtccttttccctgtacctttttgtctctgctcctcagtccttctccctcatcttgtttttctgtttctgccatccctctctttttctctgtgaccctgTGTGCTCTTCTACCTCTCAATTTGTGGTTGTCTTACGTGTctcccttctctgtgtctctcttctgctgtcctgctccctaccctattatttattgcttcaccccttgATCTTGCTCTCAGCCCCTGTTTTCTCTCATGCTCCGCCTctctgccgttctctctgttgctctcatttgctgtctgtcccagcatcctgctccctatCATTCTCTATTTcaaagtatctttctttctggtgtcctgtccctcacctgttttctctgtcattctgtccttcctcctgtcttttccttgtccctctggcttgCTACCcatcattaatttttactttctccatctctctgcctccGTCCGGTCACTCTGCTCCTTCTCTCTCTGTCACCAACGTTTCATTCTCCATCTCTGCCCCGCTCCCTGTCATTATATTCTCTCTGCCCTAGGTCGAATCTTGTTTCCTGCAAGTGCTTCGTCTTCTCTTGGTGCTCCTACCACCCCATCCCTTGGGATGTTTGCTTTCTAATGGCAGCTGATGTCGTTCACACGTCCTCTCTCTTGCAGTTGTTGGGGTTGACTTGCTGTCTTGGGAtcccatccttttttctccaCTAGACTTCTGGAAATTACTATGATTCCCAATCTCAATGTGATACTCTGTTCATGGAGAAAAGTGTGCCTTTTGTTCCTTCCCACCCCTGTCTTTTTGTGGCATAATTGTACTCCGCTACTTAAACCTGGCCATCCGACGTCTAGACCCCCTGCTTCTGAAGGTGAGACAGAGTGAACTGAAGTTCCAGCGTATGAGCTTTTCACTTTGAGATCCACATGAAAAGAGGCAGGGCCTCATTAATATGTAGCATattaaggaagaggaaggaagagagctgtctgaaaatactGACCCCTTTGCGGCCTCCACTTTTTTCTGGCCTTTACTtgccccctggcctcccacccctttttggcctctaTCCACCCACCAGCCTCCGAACCCTTTGCAGCCTCCACTTTTTTCTGGCCTCCCACgccttttcagcctccaatttttctggcctctacttccctaTGGCCTCCCACgccttttcagcctccaatttCTTCTGGCCTCTACTTGCACTCTGCGCTCCCACCCCTTTTCGAcctccaatttttctggcctctacttgctCCCCCTGGTCTCCCGTGCCTTTTTGTGAAGTAAGGGAGTACGAATACATTGCTCGATGGGGCCCGTTCCAGCTATCCAAGGGTGTTGGCAATGCTATTAAACATGTCCCTTCTAAATTAGACCAAACAGCTATTGCTGGCCCCAGCCATCTGCATCAACAGCTAGGTCCAAAGGGGCTTTGAAGCAATCTGGGCACTGCTTCTGGCTCATCATATTTACAGGGTGAGGTAAGTTCATGTCAGCAGCTCTCCAGTCAGTGTTCTTGTCCCAGGATCTACCATGCTCTCTGTTGCTCTTGTTTGCTGTCTatcccagcatcctgctccctgttgctctcTATTTCACAGTATCTTCCCGTCTGTCTCTGTGTCGCTCTATCCTTCCTCTTGTCTTTTCCTTGCCCCACTGCCCTTTTACTCAtcgctatttttttttcttcctttctccctctctctgcctccgtccagttgctctcctcctcatctctctgtcaccaacatttctttctccatctctgtcccgCTCGCTGTCCCTTTTTCTCTTATCCTCTCTGTCATCCATTCTCcctgtaactctttgtctgtatatctccatagtGCTGCCTGTCCCTTCGTTTCTCGCTGTATGCCCCTGTCCGGCTCACTGTCCCAttactcccctctgtcctgttccttggccttttttctcatcctgcagcccatcactttttttgtctttctccacctctgtcTTGATCTGTGTGTcccgtcccgcccccccccccccccccccccccccccccgcctttccctctggcttgttccctgtctttttctctcccttctgccttctttattcctctgattAAATTTCTTGGGCTGAGCATAGAGAGAGGTGGTGAAGGgacttaaatccagctggcggctgat
This sequence is a window from Opisthocomus hoazin isolate bOpiHoa1 chromosome 6, bOpiHoa1.hap1, whole genome shotgun sequence. Protein-coding genes within it:
- the LOC142361679 gene encoding uncharacterized protein LOC142361679 isoform X2, encoding MTKRNLVAVEASKLAGELAGAGRFATWEQVHSHYFLICGTRRRSTCFALPSTSNGAAGPAGRCCCAHCCFRAQNAAADDSKIRREAWPCCADTTWSRSSDTAAPWPHCGTAAWTSAQGPALRRTISMRRMRGALVTACSLFLSHVWVPVLLSASLSFCPCPYPCFFFLQLFVLLPISVQFTFCLLEIFLPFIPLPCSVFPPSCSPSVLLCVTGPPPC
- the LOC142361679 gene encoding uncharacterized protein LOC142361679 isoform X1 gives rise to the protein MSGSLFFSLPLCPSVPVLIPVFSFFSSLYCCLSLSSLLSVCWRFFCPSFLCLALCSLPLAPPVSCCVLLVLLHVDFPTFLLLCPSVLLHGGIFFLFSISVLLPVAVFSFSASFLLPTLAFLLLSFFPLPCTSAFLYPCTPLPQSRSITLSCSPSLSLPFCLPDVCVSLRSPLFVSVSQSFCLHPSVILLLLLFLLFFFLPVSCGTSLFFRPPSLCPTPCPCHFDLCSASHLCLFSLSLSFSLYLFVSAPQSFSLILFFCFCHPSLFLCDPVCSSTSQFVVVLRVSLLCVSLLLSCSLPYYLLLHPLILLSAPVFSHAPPLCRSLCCSHLLSVPASCSLSFSISKYLSFWCPVPHLFSLSFCPSSCLFLVPLACYPSLIFTFSISLPPSGHSAPSLSVTNVSFSISAPLPVIIFSLP